A section of the Acidobacterium capsulatum ATCC 51196 genome encodes:
- a CDS encoding M20/M25/M40 family metallo-hydrolase produces MDIDPVNLTRQLIDMESTTFHEGAVGEFIANYLEERGFLVERTAVAQPEGSQSQDPRWNVYAAAQSTAPVVTLSTHMDTVPPYFASREDDEFIYGRGACDAKGIMAAQIVAAERLRALGVPVALLFVVGEERDSAGAKAANQNPRGSKFLINGEPTDNRVAIASKGTLRAAVRAKGKMAHSAYPELGDSAIHKLVPVLDRMLEIDLPVNPEIGPSTLNIGLLEGGRAPNVIADHAEAQVMVRLVGDSQSTKAALEQAAEGRAEVVYTLEIPFQKLRTLEGLPTMIAAFTTDVPWLSAWGEPVLLGPGSIHVAHTYDEKLSKRELHEAIDLYVEVAQRLASEV; encoded by the coding sequence ATGGATATCGATCCCGTAAACCTCACGCGCCAGTTGATTGACATGGAATCCACCACCTTTCACGAAGGTGCGGTGGGCGAATTTATCGCGAACTATCTTGAGGAACGCGGTTTCCTGGTCGAGCGCACCGCCGTCGCGCAGCCCGAGGGCAGCCAGTCGCAGGATCCACGCTGGAACGTCTACGCCGCAGCGCAGAGTACGGCCCCGGTCGTGACGCTCTCCACGCACATGGATACCGTGCCCCCATATTTTGCTTCGCGCGAAGACGACGAGTTCATCTATGGTCGTGGCGCCTGTGACGCCAAGGGCATCATGGCCGCGCAGATTGTGGCAGCCGAGCGGCTGCGCGCTCTGGGCGTGCCTGTGGCGCTGCTGTTCGTCGTCGGCGAGGAGCGCGACTCTGCCGGCGCAAAGGCCGCCAACCAGAATCCGCGCGGCAGCAAATTCCTCATCAATGGCGAGCCCACCGACAATCGCGTCGCCATTGCCTCCAAGGGAACGCTGCGGGCCGCCGTGCGCGCGAAGGGCAAGATGGCGCACTCTGCTTATCCTGAGCTGGGCGACAGCGCCATTCACAAGCTCGTTCCCGTGCTCGATCGCATGTTAGAGATCGATTTGCCCGTGAACCCGGAGATAGGCCCGAGCACGCTCAACATTGGATTGCTCGAAGGCGGCCGCGCGCCCAACGTGATTGCCGACCACGCCGAAGCGCAGGTCATGGTGCGTCTCGTGGGCGACTCGCAAAGCACCAAGGCCGCGTTGGAGCAGGCCGCCGAAGGCCGCGCCGAAGTCGTCTATACGCTCGAAATTCCTTTCCAGAAATTGCGCACTCTTGAAGGCCTGCCGACGATGATCGCCGCCTTCACCACCGATGTTCCGTGGCTCTCCGCCTGGGGAGAACCCGTGCTTCTTGGGCCGGGCTCCATTCACGTGGCGCACACCTACGATGAGAAGCTCTCGAAGCGCGAGTTGCACGAGGCGATTGATCTCTATGTGGAAGTTGCGCAGCGGCTTGCCTCCGAAGTGTGA
- a CDS encoding glycerate kinase type-2 family protein: MNAIDELQQQALSIFEDALAACDIDRAFERHLHFEGKTLVLDDDGEGNTRRIDLDDYKRLIVISFGKAGASMLAALMQRIPDGIDVRGLCSSPEPTEIKYRHFKFFTGGHPLPNQDSLAAGREALDILRKIRKDSFVLYLISGGGSAMLETALDKQIPMEDIRAFHETLVACGATISEVNTVRRFFSGVKGGRLAQAAGGCDKLTLLLADVPLREMEAVASSPTLPNQTPLAACEEVLERYQLLEVFPASVRRFFEELRAGEWPLPPSAEDVAFHNADFRVLLSNHDFVDAAQRAAEDLGYAVTVDNSCDDWDYEAASRYLLDRFHTLRLESSKTCLISSGELSVKLPVEHGCGGRNQQFALTCAFDLARFEGLPMVVLSAGSDGVDGNSPAAGAMADTTTLARARQQNFDPEAHRRHFDACPLFTAIGDSIVTGPTGNNLRDLRIFVAAAPAQLSINESDR; the protein is encoded by the coding sequence ATGAACGCGATCGATGAGCTTCAGCAGCAGGCTCTTTCTATTTTTGAAGACGCGCTGGCGGCCTGTGATATTGATCGCGCCTTTGAGCGTCACCTGCACTTTGAGGGCAAGACTCTCGTGCTGGATGACGATGGCGAGGGCAACACCAGGCGAATTGATCTGGATGATTACAAGCGCCTGATCGTCATTTCATTTGGCAAGGCCGGAGCCAGCATGCTGGCTGCGCTGATGCAGCGCATTCCCGATGGCATCGATGTTCGCGGTCTTTGCTCCAGCCCGGAGCCCACGGAGATCAAATATCGCCATTTCAAATTCTTTACGGGCGGCCATCCGTTGCCCAATCAGGATTCGCTTGCAGCAGGCCGTGAAGCCCTCGACATTCTTCGCAAGATCAGGAAAGACAGCTTCGTTCTGTATCTGATCAGTGGCGGCGGCTCAGCCATGCTGGAGACGGCTCTGGATAAGCAGATACCGATGGAGGATATCCGGGCCTTTCATGAAACGCTCGTGGCCTGTGGTGCGACCATCAGTGAAGTCAATACAGTAAGGCGCTTTTTCTCGGGAGTCAAAGGGGGCCGTCTGGCACAAGCAGCGGGCGGCTGTGACAAGCTAACGCTTTTGCTGGCCGATGTTCCGCTGCGGGAAATGGAAGCCGTGGCCTCTTCTCCAACGCTGCCGAATCAGACACCGCTCGCCGCCTGCGAAGAGGTGCTGGAGCGCTATCAATTGCTTGAGGTCTTCCCTGCGAGCGTGAGACGCTTCTTTGAAGAACTGCGCGCGGGCGAATGGCCCCTGCCACCCTCCGCAGAAGACGTGGCTTTTCACAATGCGGATTTCCGCGTGCTGCTTTCGAATCACGACTTTGTGGACGCAGCGCAGAGGGCTGCTGAAGACCTGGGATATGCAGTCACCGTCGATAACAGTTGCGACGACTGGGACTATGAAGCCGCCAGCCGCTACCTGCTGGATCGCTTTCACACCCTGCGGCTGGAGTCTTCCAAGACATGCCTGATTTCAAGCGGCGAACTCAGTGTCAAGCTTCCGGTCGAGCATGGCTGCGGCGGACGCAACCAGCAGTTCGCCCTCACCTGTGCCTTTGATCTGGCTCGTTTTGAAGGGCTGCCGATGGTGGTGCTGAGCGCCGGGTCAGATGGAGTCGATGGCAACAGCCCGGCCGCTGGAGCCATGGCCGATACGACGACGCTGGCGCGGGCGCGACAGCAGAATTTTGATCCCGAAGCGCATCGCCGCCACTTTGACGCCTGCCCTCTCTTCACCGCCATTGGAGACAGCATTGTGACAGGCCCCACAGGGAATAACCTGCGGGACCTGCGCATCTTTGTGGCAGCAGCGCCGGCACAACTCAGCATCAATGAGTCAGATCGTTGA
- a CDS encoding alpha/beta hydrolase: protein MQSSSDTSPLRTIETLRGPAGRLEALLNAGQPDAPYAALVCHPHPLGGGTMHNKVVYHTAKAFQSLGLPVLRFNFRGTGLSEGEHDHGRGEQDDVRAALDWLQNEFSRPILFAGFSFGSFVGLRVCCGDARVRGLVGLGLPVHAEGRDYSYEFLRECPQPKLFISGTRDQYGPQEQVTAVIANAKPPAELVWIEDADHFFVGKLDQVRDAIAEWTNANFF from the coding sequence ATGCAATCATCGTCGGACACCTCTCCTCTTCGCACCATCGAAACGCTGCGCGGCCCTGCCGGACGCCTGGAAGCCTTGCTGAATGCGGGCCAGCCGGATGCGCCCTATGCGGCGCTGGTCTGCCATCCGCACCCGCTGGGCGGCGGCACCATGCACAACAAAGTGGTGTATCACACGGCCAAAGCCTTTCAGAGCCTGGGGTTGCCGGTGCTGCGCTTCAACTTTCGCGGCACCGGTCTCAGCGAGGGCGAACACGATCATGGACGCGGCGAGCAGGATGATGTGCGCGCCGCTCTGGATTGGCTGCAGAATGAGTTTTCGCGACCGATTCTGTTTGCCGGATTTTCGTTCGGTTCCTTCGTCGGCCTGCGCGTCTGCTGCGGAGATGCGCGCGTGCGCGGACTGGTCGGGCTTGGCCTGCCGGTGCATGCGGAGGGACGCGACTACTCCTATGAATTTTTGCGGGAGTGCCCTCAACCGAAGCTCTTCATTAGCGGAACACGCGACCAGTATGGGCCTCAGGAACAAGTGACTGCGGTGATTGCCAATGCAAAACCTCCCGCGGAACTCGTATGGATAGAAGATGCCGATCATTTTTTTGTGGGCAAACTCGACCAGGTGCGCGACGCAATTGCTGAATGGACAAACGCAAATTTCTTTTAG
- the flgK gene encoding flagellar hook-associated protein FlgK, with amino-acid sequence MASIGTAFNIATGALEADQAALSIVSNNVANANTTGYTREVPVWQMADSIQINGITYGDGVNMTGPQSQRSPVLQQSLDQQTQAQSDSAARLSALQQVQGVFSSSISTSSSSTSSTVGISQDLSSFFSAWSALEANPTQTSLRQGVLSAAANLTSDFNSAAQQLSSQAASVDHQSAGLVTQINNLTAQIAKLNTQISSQSPNSDAGSLEDARATAISQLSALVGVNQIQNQGNSLTLTTTSGAVLVSGSQSFALSSGLVNGVTHFFDSNNNDITAGLTGAGGSLGGLLTVRDQDIPQMQSALDTLAYSLGSAVNTQNEAGSDASGNPGTAIFSLPTSATGAATQISVIMTDPNKVAAAASGDGSQNGSNATAVANLATQQIVSGDTPTNYYSAFMTSLGSLVSDVQSQNSFQQASVTQLQNQIGSLSGVSLNEEAASLETLEQAYQAASKTFTVLSNVMTAALNLGVSTSYA; translated from the coding sequence TCGTTTCGAACAACGTGGCCAATGCCAACACCACGGGCTATACCCGCGAGGTTCCTGTCTGGCAGATGGCTGACTCGATCCAGATCAACGGCATCACCTATGGGGACGGCGTCAACATGACCGGCCCGCAATCGCAGCGCAGTCCTGTTCTGCAACAGAGCCTCGACCAGCAAACCCAGGCCCAGAGTGACTCCGCGGCGAGGTTGTCGGCATTGCAGCAGGTGCAGGGTGTTTTCAGCAGCAGCATCTCGACCAGTTCCAGCTCAACGAGTTCCACCGTCGGAATCTCGCAGGACCTGTCAAGCTTCTTTTCGGCATGGAGTGCTCTCGAAGCGAATCCTACACAGACTTCGCTGCGCCAGGGGGTGCTTTCCGCCGCGGCCAACCTCACATCCGACTTCAACTCGGCGGCTCAACAATTGTCTTCGCAGGCGGCTTCGGTCGATCATCAAAGCGCGGGGCTGGTCACGCAGATCAACAACCTCACTGCTCAGATCGCAAAACTCAACACGCAGATCAGCAGCCAGAGCCCCAACAGCGATGCGGGCTCTCTCGAAGACGCGCGCGCCACGGCCATTTCCCAGTTGAGCGCGCTTGTTGGCGTCAACCAGATTCAAAACCAGGGCAATTCGCTCACGCTGACGACTACCTCTGGCGCTGTGCTGGTGTCCGGCAGTCAGAGCTTTGCGCTCAGCTCGGGACTGGTCAACGGCGTGACACATTTCTTCGACTCCAACAACAATGACATCACAGCCGGGCTGACCGGCGCAGGTGGGTCGCTGGGCGGATTGCTGACCGTGCGCGATCAGGATATTCCGCAGATGCAGAGCGCGCTCGACACCCTGGCCTATAGTCTCGGATCGGCGGTGAACACCCAGAATGAAGCGGGTTCCGATGCCAGCGGCAATCCCGGCACCGCAATTTTCTCGCTGCCCACCAGCGCCACCGGTGCGGCCACGCAGATCTCGGTGATCATGACGGACCCCAACAAGGTGGCAGCGGCTGCTTCTGGTGACGGTTCGCAGAATGGATCGAATGCAACGGCGGTAGCGAATCTGGCAACCCAGCAGATTGTCAGTGGCGACACGCCAACCAATTACTACTCTGCATTTATGACGAGTCTCGGCTCTCTGGTCTCCGATGTGCAATCGCAGAATTCGTTCCAGCAGGCCTCGGTGACGCAATTGCAAAATCAGATTGGATCACTATCCGGCGTGAGTCTGAATGAAGAGGCGGCTTCGCTCGAAACTCTGGAGCAGGCTTACCAGGCAGCATCGAAGACGTTCACCGTACTCTCGAACGTCATGACCGCGGCGCTCAATCTTGGCGTGAGCACCAGCTACGCATAA
- a CDS encoding flagellar protein encodes MRVNPQYLNNVAAAIDQTTSVQQQLTEELSNGTSIQQLSDNPSAVGENVSLNSAISSDVQYQQTASSAQGMLQVTDSALGSVVTQLTSAISLATEGNNGTLNPSNEQAIATQLSGIRDEVLSLANTSYLGQYVFSGSVNTEPFTLNSSTSPATVTYNGDSAVNTMTTPDGQSISLNLPGNQVFTASGGNVLGSLNQLISDYSSNNITAAQNDIGQLSQALNYVSEQRVAIDNSLSRITATSTYAQTQSTQLQSTQTNLMQADVAGLSVQLKNAETQQAALSQVFSSLGSNSLFNDLTH; translated from the coding sequence ATGCGAGTCAATCCGCAATATCTAAACAACGTCGCGGCTGCCATCGATCAGACCACATCGGTGCAGCAACAACTGACCGAAGAGTTGTCAAACGGCACCAGCATTCAACAGTTGAGCGACAACCCATCGGCTGTGGGCGAGAATGTTTCCCTGAACTCCGCCATCAGCTCCGATGTGCAATACCAGCAGACGGCTTCCTCTGCACAAGGCATGCTGCAGGTGACAGACTCAGCTCTCGGCAGCGTGGTCACGCAACTGACCTCGGCCATTTCGCTGGCGACCGAGGGCAACAATGGCACGCTGAATCCATCGAATGAACAGGCCATCGCCACACAGCTTTCCGGCATTCGCGATGAGGTACTTTCGCTTGCCAATACCAGCTATCTGGGGCAGTATGTCTTCTCCGGCAGCGTCAATACCGAGCCCTTTACGTTGAATAGCTCTACGTCGCCCGCGACGGTCACTTACAACGGAGACAGCGCGGTGAACACGATGACCACGCCCGATGGCCAGTCGATTTCACTCAATCTGCCGGGGAATCAGGTCTTCACGGCTTCGGGTGGCAACGTTCTGGGGTCGCTGAATCAGCTGATTTCCGATTACAGCAGCAACAATATTACAGCCGCGCAAAATGATATCGGACAGTTGAGCCAGGCGCTCAATTATGTGAGCGAGCAGCGAGTAGCGATTGACAACTCACTATCGCGCATCACGGCGACTTCCACCTATGCGCAAACGCAGTCCACGCAGTTGCAGTCTACGCAGACCAATCTGATGCAGGCCGATGTCGCCGGCCTTTCGGTGCAACTCAAAAATGCCGAAACGCAACAAGCGGCTCTGTCCCAGGTCTTCTCCTCGCTCGGAAGCAACTCCTTGTTCAACGATCTGACTCATTGA